Proteins co-encoded in one Sparus aurata chromosome 18, fSpaAur1.1, whole genome shotgun sequence genomic window:
- the zdhhc15b gene encoding palmitoyltransferase ZDHHC15B isoform X1, with the protein MALSRGLRCCQRVFSWIPVLIITSVVLWSYYAYVFELCLFTLTNTLEKVAYLLVFHVCFVMFSWTYWKSIFTPPASPCKKFQLSYSDKQRYEMEERPDAQKQILVEIAKKLPIFTRAQSGAIRFCDRCQVLKPDRCHHCSVCETCVLKMDHHCPWVNNCVGFSNYKFFLLFLSYSMLYCVFIAATVFQYFLKFWVGDLPNGPAKFHVLFLMFVALMFFVSLMFLFGYHCWLVAKNRSTLEAFSAPVFVAGPDRNGFNVGIRRNLQQVFGEDRRLWFIPVFTSQGNGHYFPLKNRSSESRNPLLANEDMWEESDDGSEDGGLVEDQDPSVTIEMGE; encoded by the exons ATGGCTCTCTCAAGAGGTTTGAGGTGCTGTCAAAGGGTTTTCTCTTGGATACCTGTGCTTATAATAACCTCCGTGGTGTTGTGGTCGTATTACGCCTACGTATTTGAGCTATGTCTGT TTACACTCACCAACACATTGGAAAAAG TGGCCTATCTACtggtttttcatgtttgttttgtgatgttCTCCTGGACCTACTGGAAGTCCATATTTACCCCTCCTGCATCACCATGCAAAAAG TTTCAGCTGTCATACTCAGACAAGCAGAGATACGAGATGGAGGAGAGGCCAGACGCTCAGAAACAAATCCTGGTTGAGATCGCAAAGAAACTGCCCATCTTTACTCGAGCTCAGTCTGGAG CTATCAGGTTCTGCGACCGCTGCCAGGTACTGAAGCCTGACCGCTGTCACCACTGCTCGGTTTGTGAAAC atgTGTCTTGAAGATGGACCATCACTGTCCCTG GGTGAACAACTGTGTGGGCTTTTCAAACTACAAGTTTTTCCTGCTTTTCCTCTCCTACTCCATGCTGTACTGTGTATTCATTGCAGCAACAGTCTTTCAGTATTTCCTGAAATTCTGGGTG GGGGACTTGCCAAATGGGCCTGCAAAGTTCCATGTCCTCTTCCTCATGTTTGTGGCGCTCATGTTCTTCGTCAGTCTCATGTTCCTCTTTGGCTACCACTGTTGGTTAGTAGCCAAAAACAGATCAACTTTAG AGGCCTTCTCAGCTCCTGTTTTTGTCGCTGGACCAGACAGAAATGGCTTCAATGTTGGTATACGCAGAAACCTGCAGCAGGTATTTGGAGAGGATCGGAGACTGTGGTTCATCCCTGTCTTCACAAG CCAGGGGAACGGCCACTACTTCCCCTTGAAGAATCGGAGTTCTGAATCCAGGAACCCCTTATTAGCTAATGAGGACATGTGGGAGGAGTCAGATGACGGCTCTGAAGACGGAGGTCTGG TTGAGGACCAAGACCCCTCCGTTACCATAGAGATGGGGGAGTAG
- the zdhhc15b gene encoding palmitoyltransferase ZDHHC15B isoform X2, which produces MSFLFRIIKVTLTNTLEKVAYLLVFHVCFVMFSWTYWKSIFTPPASPCKKFQLSYSDKQRYEMEERPDAQKQILVEIAKKLPIFTRAQSGAIRFCDRCQVLKPDRCHHCSVCETCVLKMDHHCPWVNNCVGFSNYKFFLLFLSYSMLYCVFIAATVFQYFLKFWVGDLPNGPAKFHVLFLMFVALMFFVSLMFLFGYHCWLVAKNRSTLEAFSAPVFVAGPDRNGFNVGIRRNLQQVFGEDRRLWFIPVFTSQGNGHYFPLKNRSSESRNPLLANEDMWEESDDGSEDGGLVEDQDPSVTIEMGE; this is translated from the exons ATGTCGTTCCTCTTTCGAATAATCAAAG TTACACTCACCAACACATTGGAAAAAG TGGCCTATCTACtggtttttcatgtttgttttgtgatgttCTCCTGGACCTACTGGAAGTCCATATTTACCCCTCCTGCATCACCATGCAAAAAG TTTCAGCTGTCATACTCAGACAAGCAGAGATACGAGATGGAGGAGAGGCCAGACGCTCAGAAACAAATCCTGGTTGAGATCGCAAAGAAACTGCCCATCTTTACTCGAGCTCAGTCTGGAG CTATCAGGTTCTGCGACCGCTGCCAGGTACTGAAGCCTGACCGCTGTCACCACTGCTCGGTTTGTGAAAC atgTGTCTTGAAGATGGACCATCACTGTCCCTG GGTGAACAACTGTGTGGGCTTTTCAAACTACAAGTTTTTCCTGCTTTTCCTCTCCTACTCCATGCTGTACTGTGTATTCATTGCAGCAACAGTCTTTCAGTATTTCCTGAAATTCTGGGTG GGGGACTTGCCAAATGGGCCTGCAAAGTTCCATGTCCTCTTCCTCATGTTTGTGGCGCTCATGTTCTTCGTCAGTCTCATGTTCCTCTTTGGCTACCACTGTTGGTTAGTAGCCAAAAACAGATCAACTTTAG AGGCCTTCTCAGCTCCTGTTTTTGTCGCTGGACCAGACAGAAATGGCTTCAATGTTGGTATACGCAGAAACCTGCAGCAGGTATTTGGAGAGGATCGGAGACTGTGGTTCATCCCTGTCTTCACAAG CCAGGGGAACGGCCACTACTTCCCCTTGAAGAATCGGAGTTCTGAATCCAGGAACCCCTTATTAGCTAATGAGGACATGTGGGAGGAGTCAGATGACGGCTCTGAAGACGGAGGTCTGG TTGAGGACCAAGACCCCTCCGTTACCATAGAGATGGGGGAGTAG
- the uprt gene encoding uracil phosphoribosyltransferase homolog, with the protein MPCHNQQLNNVNSGQEHPMKQVRFASSSSSSNSSSSSVPAVLSNSEPSDASIQPVSQDNLGPQLKLLPLNDQIRELQTIIRDKTTSRGDFVFCADRLIRLVVEEGLNQLPYSECTVTTPTGYKYEGVKFERGNCGVSIMRSGEAMEQGLRDCCRSIRIGKILIQSDEETQKAKVYYAKFPPDVYRRKVLLMYPILSTGNTVIEAVRVLIEHGVQPRHIILLSLFSTPHGAKSIIQEFPDITILTTEVHPVAPTHFGQRYFGTD; encoded by the exons ATGCCATGCCACAATCAGCAGCTGAACAATGTCAACAGTGGCCAGGAGCACCCAATGAAGCAAGTACGATTcgcaagcagcagcagcagcagcaatagcagcagcagcagtgtgccTGCTGTGCTCTCCAACTCTGAACCAAGTGATGCCTCCATACAGCCTGTGAGCCAAGATAACCTGGGACCCCAGCTTAAACTGCTCCCTCTGAATGACCAGATCCGTGAATTACAGACTATAATCAGAGACAA GACAACTAGCAGAGGAGACTTTGTGTTCTGTGCTGATCGACTG ATCAGACTAGTAGTTGAAGAGGGCTTGAATCAGCTGCCCTACTCAGAGTGCACTGTGACCACGCCAACAG GGTACAAGTATGAAGGTGTCAAGTTTGAAAGAGGCAACTGTGGAGTCAGCATAATGAGGAGTG GCGAGGCCATGGAGCAGGGTCTCCGGGACTGCTGCCGCTCCATCCGAATTGGCAAGATCCTCATCCAGAGTGACGAGGAGACACAGAAAGCCAAAGTCTACTATGCCAAGTTCCCTCCAGATGTGTACAGAAGAAAAGTACTGCTCATGTACCCCATCCTTA GTACGGGAAACACTGTGATTGAGGCGGTGAGAGTGCTGATAGAGCACGGAGTCCAGCCCAGACATATCATCCTCCTCAGCCTGTTCTCCACGCCTCACG GAGCCAAATCTATAATTCAGGAGTTCCCAGATATCACCATCTTGACCACGGAGGTTCACCCTGTGGCTCCGACGCATTTCGGTCAGAGGTACTTTGGCACCGACTAG